The Fodinibius saliphilus genome has a segment encoding these proteins:
- a CDS encoding DUF72 domain-containing protein, which translates to MNIKKYHLGCTVWSLRDWVGNFFTDDARQGDYLKQYASVFNAVEGNTSFYNIPSKEMIKKWKRETPDAFKFCFKFHRSITHNKQLQDVEGDVKRFLETFDPIADRLGPFFIQLPPQFSPQQFSHLEQLLKILPSVYSYAVEVRHPEFFDHGREEHRLNRLLKTYSIDRVIFDTRKLHEMHSNETSILECQKKKPEVPVRFVNTASRPVVRFVGSNDPIANKSYLKEWAIVVADWIKEGLHPYVFTHSPDKVSQPSIAKLFHQLLSDLIDIDPMPAWPIDRQDKQLDLF; encoded by the coding sequence ATGAATATAAAGAAATACCATCTCGGGTGTACCGTTTGGAGCCTGCGCGATTGGGTGGGCAATTTCTTTACCGATGATGCCCGGCAGGGAGATTATCTTAAACAGTATGCTTCCGTCTTTAATGCTGTTGAGGGTAATACCAGTTTCTATAATATCCCATCGAAAGAAATGATTAAGAAATGGAAGCGTGAAACTCCGGATGCTTTTAAGTTCTGTTTTAAATTTCATCGTTCTATTACCCATAACAAACAGCTGCAAGATGTAGAGGGGGATGTTAAACGTTTTTTAGAAACATTTGATCCTATTGCTGATCGCTTGGGGCCTTTTTTTATTCAGCTCCCTCCACAGTTTTCACCGCAGCAATTTTCCCATCTCGAACAGTTGCTGAAAATACTACCCAGTGTCTACAGCTACGCAGTTGAAGTTCGTCACCCAGAATTTTTCGACCACGGGCGTGAGGAACACCGTCTTAACCGATTGCTAAAAACCTACAGCATCGATCGTGTGATTTTTGATACGCGTAAACTGCATGAAATGCATTCGAATGAGACATCGATATTAGAATGCCAAAAGAAAAAGCCTGAGGTGCCGGTACGGTTTGTTAATACAGCCTCGCGGCCTGTTGTACGTTTTGTGGGAAGTAATGACCCCATTGCCAATAAATCGTATCTCAAAGAATGGGCAATTGTGGTGGCCGACTGGATTAAAGAGGGATTACATCCATATGTGTTTACACATTCTCCGGATAAAGTAAGTCAGCCATCTATCGCCAAGCTATTTCATCAGCTACTTTCAGACCTTATTGATATTGATCCGATGCCCGCCTGGCCGATAGATCGGCAAGATAAACAGCTGGATCTGTTTTAG